In one window of Ruminococcus albus AD2013 DNA:
- a CDS encoding NPXTG-anchored protein: MRKKLISLLCCTMMLCSAAVPVQADTNTSDAGEKTVISENTNPNTGTVTLGTVSVALAGCVVLVFKKRK, encoded by the coding sequence TTGAGGAAAAAGCTGATTTCCCTGTTATGCTGCACCATGATGCTGTGTTCTGCCGCTGTACCCGTCCAAGCTGATACAAACACCTCCGATGCAGGCGAAAAAACTGTTATCAGTGAAAACACAAATCCCAACACGGGCACTGTTACTTTGGGTACAGTAAGTGTTGCGCTGGCAGGCTGCGTAGTACTGGTGTTCAAAAAACGGAAGTAA
- a CDS encoding aminotransferase class V-fold PLP-dependent enzyme, with the protein MGKNTMVNFDNSAGTFPKPESVRQAVSEAVRVLGGNPGRGGHRLSLEAAERVYKVRKSAAEFFGAETENTAFTPNCTYALNMAIKGIMQFGGHIIISGWEHNSVSRPVYALTKRSGVKCSVAEIYPDVGRTVEGIEKLIRQDTLCICCMAASNVTGRILPYREIAELCKRRNIAFICDCAQASGVLPVKVGDGISFICTSGQKGLYGPVGTGLLISSGEYPLSTIIEGGTGATSGELAQTPYMPEKLESGTLNTAGFSGLGAGLDFVKSKGIDTILRHEKKLCELFERGLEKLGAEVYDRDMPRVPIVSFNISGRTSEEAAAELSKGGFALRGGMHCAALAHESLGTGKRGAVRFSPSAFNTPAQVNALLRYMESISRI; encoded by the coding sequence ATGGGAAAAAACACTATGGTGAATTTTGATAACTCCGCGGGAACTTTCCCAAAGCCCGAAAGCGTTCGTCAGGCTGTATCAGAGGCTGTGAGGGTATTGGGAGGAAATCCCGGCAGGGGAGGGCACAGGCTTTCTCTTGAAGCCGCGGAGAGGGTCTATAAGGTGAGAAAAAGTGCGGCAGAGTTTTTCGGAGCTGAAACAGAGAACACCGCTTTCACCCCTAACTGCACCTATGCCCTTAACATGGCGATAAAGGGGATAATGCAGTTCGGCGGACATATCATAATAAGCGGGTGGGAGCATAACTCCGTCAGCCGACCTGTATACGCGCTGACAAAACGCAGCGGAGTGAAGTGTTCGGTGGCGGAGATATACCCTGATGTTGGTCGGACTGTTGAGGGCATTGAAAAGCTTATCAGGCAGGATACTTTGTGCATTTGCTGTATGGCGGCTTCAAACGTAACCGGGCGGATACTGCCTTATCGTGAGATAGCAGAACTCTGCAAGCGGCGTAATATAGCCTTTATCTGTGACTGCGCACAGGCTTCGGGGGTGCTTCCGGTAAAGGTCGGCGATGGTATCAGCTTTATATGCACCTCGGGGCAGAAAGGGCTTTACGGACCCGTGGGCACGGGTCTGCTGATAAGCAGCGGTGAATATCCGCTGTCCACGATAATCGAGGGCGGCACAGGGGCGACTTCGGGCGAACTGGCACAGACGCCTTATATGCCTGAAAAGCTTGAAAGCGGCACTCTTAACACGGCAGGGTTTTCGGGACTGGGTGCGGGACTTGATTTTGTAAAAAGCAAGGGTATTGATACTATCCTGCGGCACGAAAAGAAACTCTGCGAGTTATTTGAGCGCGGTCTTGAAAAGCTGGGTGCGGAAGTTTATGACAGGGATATGCCCCGTGTACCGATAGTATCCTTCAATATCAGCGGCAGAACTTCCGAAGAGGCTGCGGCAGAACTCAGCAAGGGCGGATTTGCCCTGCGTGGCGGTATGCATTGTGCGGCACTTGCCCATGAAAGTCTGGGTACGGGCAAGCGGGGGGCAGTGAGGTTCTCTCCATCAGCGTTCAATACTCCTGCACAGGTAAATGCGCTCCTGAGATATATGGAAAGCATATCCCGCATATAA
- a CDS encoding DUF3343 domain-containing protein — MKKTMITMSSITYAMKAKEYLNSLGYWCEVERTRKNIGSGCGYSIVVRDDPDLITARLDRRNIPYKGIYSL, encoded by the coding sequence ATGAAAAAGACGATGATAACCATGAGCAGCATAACCTACGCCATGAAAGCAAAGGAATATCTTAATTCTCTGGGCTATTGGTGCGAGGTTGAGCGAACTCGTAAGAATATAGGCAGCGGCTGTGGGTATTCAATAGTGGTGCGGGACGACCCCGACCTGATAACGGCACGGCTCGACCGCAGGAATATCCCGTACAAGGGGATATACAGTTTATAG
- a CDS encoding glycine--tRNA ligase, with translation MKNTEKTMEKIVALCKGRGFVYPGSEIYGGLANTWDYGPLGVELKNNIKDAWRKKFVQENKYNVGLDSAILMNPQTWVASGHIGGFSDPLMDCKECKTRHRADNLIEDFDGTNVAGWSNEQMMDYIKEKGIPCPNCGKHNFTDIRQFNLMFKTFQGITEDSKSELYLRPETAQGIFVNFANIQRTTRKKVPFGVAQVGKSFRNEITPGNFIFRVREFEQMELEFFCKPGTDLEWFDYWRSFCKNFLLSLNIKEENLRLRDHSAEELCFYSKATTDFEYLFPFGWGELWGVADRTDYDLTQHINTSGKSLDYFDPETNERYIPYVIEPSLGVERLFLTIVTEAYDEEDIGTPEKPDVRTVMHFHPALAPFKACVLPLSKKLAEPAGELYDTLAKNFSVDYDETGSIGKRYRRQDEIGTPFCITYDFDSAEDGCVTVRDRDSMEQERVKIDELVEYINKKIAF, from the coding sequence ATGAAGAATACCGAAAAGACAATGGAAAAGATAGTTGCCCTCTGTAAGGGCAGAGGCTTTGTATACCCCGGCAGTGAGATCTACGGCGGTCTCGCTAATACCTGGGATTACGGTCCCCTCGGCGTTGAGCTGAAAAACAATATCAAGGACGCTTGGAGAAAGAAGTTCGTTCAGGAGAACAAGTACAATGTAGGTCTTGACTCCGCTATACTGATGAACCCCCAGACATGGGTAGCTTCGGGTCATATCGGCGGCTTCTCCGACCCTCTGATGGACTGCAAGGAGTGTAAGACTCGTCACCGTGCTGATAACCTCATTGAGGACTTCGACGGCACTAACGTTGCAGGCTGGTCAAATGAGCAGATGATGGATTACATCAAGGAGAAAGGCATTCCCTGCCCCAACTGCGGCAAGCACAACTTCACCGATATCCGTCAGTTCAACCTGATGTTCAAGACATTCCAGGGCATCACCGAGGACAGCAAGAGCGAACTGTATCTGCGTCCCGAGACTGCACAGGGTATCTTCGTAAACTTCGCTAATATCCAGAGAACTACCAGAAAGAAAGTTCCTTTCGGTGTTGCACAGGTAGGTAAGAGCTTCCGTAACGAGATCACTCCCGGTAACTTCATATTCCGTGTAAGAGAGTTCGAGCAGATGGAGCTTGAGTTCTTCTGCAAGCCCGGCACAGACCTTGAATGGTTCGATTACTGGAGAAGCTTCTGCAAGAACTTCCTGCTGAGCCTGAACATCAAGGAAGAGAACCTGAGACTGAGAGATCACTCTGCTGAGGAGCTTTGCTTCTATTCCAAGGCTACTACCGACTTCGAGTACCTCTTCCCCTTCGGCTGGGGCGAGCTGTGGGGCGTAGCTGACAGAACTGACTACGACCTCACTCAGCACATCAACACTTCGGGCAAGAGCCTTGATTACTTCGATCCCGAGACCAACGAGAGATATATCCCCTATGTTATCGAGCCTTCTCTCGGTGTTGAAAGATTGTTCCTGACTATCGTTACCGAGGCTTATGACGAGGAAGATATCGGTACTCCCGAGAAGCCCGATGTAAGAACAGTTATGCACTTCCACCCTGCACTTGCACCTTTCAAGGCTTGCGTACTGCCTCTTTCCAAGAAGCTTGCTGAGCCTGCAGGTGAACTGTATGATACTCTCGCTAAGAATTTCAGCGTTGACTACGATGAAACAGGTTCTATCGGTAAGAGATACCGCCGTCAGGACGAGATCGGTACACCTTTCTGCATCACATATGACTTTGATTCTGCTGAGGACGGCTGTGTAACAGTACGTGACAGAGATTCCATGGAGCAGGAAAGAGTAAAGATCGACGAACTGGTAGAGTACATCAACAAGAAGATCGCATTCTGA
- a CDS encoding 3-phosphoglycerate dehydrogenase has product MYNILTMNKIAACGTDKFDKAAYTITDECAEPTAIMVRSAKLHDYEIPSSLLAIARAGAGVNNIPVDKCAEQGVVVFNTPGANANAVKELVICALLLASRRITEAAAWANSLKGTEDAPKTVEGGKAKFAGPEIFGKTLGVIGLGAIGGKVANAAVALGMKVIGFDPFLSDAAAKALDPTVKVVDSKDEIYKNADYITLHVPFTPDAKNSISKEQIAMMKDGVRIINAARGELVDTAAVVEAIKAGKIAKYVTDFADDIGLGEENVITLPHLGASTPESEDNCAIMAADELMDYIERGKIRNSVTFPNLELAKTADQLVCVLHKSEVTEDAVKAAVGADVVASASATKKAWGYTLLDVKGSANVDAVKAVAGVVGVRVI; this is encoded by the coding sequence ATGTACAATATTCTTACAATGAACAAGATCGCAGCCTGCGGTACCGACAAGTTCGATAAGGCTGCTTATACCATCACTGATGAGTGCGCTGAGCCTACCGCTATAATGGTACGTTCCGCTAAGCTGCACGACTATGAGATACCCTCTTCTCTGCTGGCTATTGCAAGAGCAGGTGCAGGTGTCAACAATATCCCTGTTGACAAGTGCGCTGAGCAGGGCGTAGTTGTATTCAACACTCCCGGCGCTAACGCTAACGCAGTTAAGGAGCTGGTTATCTGCGCACTGCTGCTGGCTTCCAGAAGAATAACCGAGGCTGCTGCATGGGCTAACTCCCTGAAGGGCACTGAGGACGCTCCCAAGACTGTTGAGGGCGGCAAGGCTAAGTTCGCAGGTCCCGAGATCTTCGGCAAGACACTGGGCGTTATCGGTCTGGGCGCTATCGGCGGCAAGGTTGCAAACGCTGCTGTTGCACTGGGCATGAAGGTAATCGGCTTCGATCCTTTCCTTTCCGATGCTGCTGCTAAGGCACTGGATCCTACTGTAAAGGTAGTTGACAGCAAGGACGAGATCTACAAGAACGCTGATTATATCACTCTGCACGTTCCTTTCACTCCCGATGCAAAGAACAGCATCTCCAAGGAACAGATCGCTATGATGAAGGACGGCGTTCGCATCATCAACGCTGCAAGAGGCGAGCTGGTCGATACTGCTGCTGTTGTTGAGGCTATCAAGGCAGGCAAGATCGCTAAGTACGTTACAGACTTCGCTGATGATATCGGTCTGGGCGAAGAGAACGTTATCACTCTGCCTCACCTGGGTGCTTCCACTCCCGAAAGCGAGGACAACTGCGCTATCATGGCAGCTGACGAGCTGATGGACTACATCGAGAGAGGTAAGATCAGAAACTCTGTTACTTTCCCGAACCTCGAACTTGCTAAGACCGCAGATCAGCTGGTATGCGTATTGCACAAGTCTGAAGTTACCGAGGACGCTGTAAAGGCTGCTGTCGGTGCTGATGTTGTAGCAAGCGCTTCTGCAACAAAGAAGGCTTGGGGTTACACTCTGCTGGACGTTAAGGGTTCTGCAAATGTTGACGCTGTAAAGGCTGTTGCAGGCGTTGTTGGCGTAAGAGTTATCTGA
- a CDS encoding DUF6440 family protein: MAKKEKVIRFEKVFSQDSGLSSPGFCIFVDKETGVNYIYSYWGETGGLTPLLDKDGKPVITQDGKELL; encoded by the coding sequence ATGGCTAAAAAGGAAAAGGTCATTCGTTTCGAGAAAGTCTTTTCTCAGGATAGCGGTCTGAGTTCTCCAGGCTTCTGCATCTTTGTTGATAAAGAAACAGGCGTGAACTATATCTACTCCTATTGGGGCGAAACAGGCGGACTTACACCTCTGCTTGACAAGGACGGCAAGCCTGTTATCACTCAGGACGGCAAAGAGCTGTTATAA
- the serC gene encoding 3-phosphoserine/phosphohydroxythreonine transaminase, whose product MGRVYNFSAGPAVLPEEVLKEAAEEMLDYKGTGMSVMEMSHRSKAYDEIIKEAEKDLRDLMNIPDNYKVIFLQGGASLVFAEVPMNLMKNGKAAYIITGQWAKKAAAEAEKYGEVVRVASSADKTFSYIPDCSDLDIPEDADYVYICENNTIYGTKFKTLPNTKGHELVADVSSCFLSEPVDVTKYGVIYGGVQKNVGPSGVQIVIVREDLIADGPAFKACPTMCDWKVQADNDSLYNTPPCYGIYICGKVFKWIKKMGGLEGMKAHNEKKAKILYDFLDSSKLFKGTVVPEDRSLMNVPFVTGNEELDKKFVAEAKAAGFENLKGHRTVGGMRASIYNAMPIEGVEKLVEFMKKFEAENA is encoded by the coding sequence ATGGGCAGAGTTTATAATTTCAGCGCAGGTCCTGCTGTTCTTCCCGAGGAAGTACTCAAGGAAGCTGCTGAGGAGATGCTCGATTACAAGGGCACAGGCATGAGCGTTATGGAGATGTCCCACAGATCCAAGGCTTATGACGAGATCATCAAGGAAGCTGAGAAGGATCTCAGAGATCTGATGAACATTCCCGATAACTACAAGGTAATATTCCTGCAGGGCGGTGCTTCTCTGGTATTCGCAGAGGTACCTATGAACCTGATGAAGAACGGCAAGGCTGCTTACATCATCACAGGTCAGTGGGCAAAGAAGGCTGCTGCTGAGGCTGAGAAGTACGGTGAGGTAGTAAGAGTTGCTTCCTCCGCTGACAAGACTTTCTCATATATCCCCGATTGTTCCGATCTGGATATCCCCGAGGATGCAGACTATGTTTACATCTGCGAGAACAACACCATTTACGGTACAAAGTTCAAGACCCTGCCCAACACCAAGGGTCACGAGCTTGTAGCTGACGTTTCCAGCTGCTTCCTGAGCGAGCCTGTTGACGTTACAAAGTACGGCGTTATCTACGGCGGTGTTCAGAAGAACGTTGGTCCTTCCGGCGTACAGATTGTTATCGTAAGAGAAGACCTGATCGCTGATGGTCCCGCATTCAAGGCTTGCCCCACAATGTGCGACTGGAAGGTACAGGCTGATAATGATTCTCTGTACAACACTCCTCCTTGCTACGGCATCTACATCTGCGGCAAGGTATTCAAGTGGATCAAGAAGATGGGCGGTCTCGAGGGCATGAAGGCTCACAACGAGAAGAAGGCTAAGATCCTGTATGATTTCCTTGACAGCAGCAAGCTCTTCAAGGGCACAGTTGTTCCCGAGGACAGATCCCTGATGAACGTTCCTTTCGTTACAGGCAACGAGGAACTGGACAAGAAGTTCGTTGCTGAGGCTAAGGCTGCAGGCTTCGAGAACCTGAAGGGTCACAGAACCGTTGGCGGCATGAGAGCTTCCATCTACAATGCAATGCCTATCGAGGGCGTTGAAAAGCTGGTAGAATTCATGAAGAAGTTCGAGGCTGAGAACGCTTAA
- a CDS encoding pyridoxal phosphate-dependent aminotransferase, with protein sequence MRTFSKSHKLDNVCYDIRGPVMDEADRMIAAGEKILKLNIGNPAPFGFDAPPEIIGTMTDNLHNAQGYSTSKGIPQAREAILAYHRGKGVNVASIDDIYTGNGVSELITMVMQGLLDNGDEVLVPAPDYPLWTASVTLAGGTAVHYICDESSEWFPDIKDMESKITEKTKAVVIINPNNPTGAVYPREVLEQIAKLAREHDLIVFSDEIYDRLLMDGVEHTSIASIDPDLFCITFNGISKSHMSAGFRAGWMVLSGKKDNVRGYIEGLNMLSSMRLCSNVQAQYVIPAALKGTGAPDKELLPGGRIYDQRECIYTLLNDIDGISAVKPKAAFYIFPRIDAKKFGITSDEQFVLDLLRTKKILLVAGGGFHWEQPDHFRIVYLPCIDQLKLSMAEMKDFLSTYRQN encoded by the coding sequence ATGAGAACTTTTTCAAAATCTCACAAGCTGGACAATGTCTGCTACGATATACGCGGTCCCGTTATGGACGAAGCTGACAGAATGATCGCGGCGGGCGAAAAGATACTCAAACTCAATATCGGAAATCCCGCACCCTTTGGATTTGATGCGCCCCCCGAGATAATCGGTACTATGACAGATAATCTCCACAACGCACAGGGCTATTCCACCTCAAAGGGCATACCCCAGGCACGTGAGGCTATACTTGCTTACCATCGCGGCAAGGGTGTTAATGTGGCTTCCATCGATGATATCTACACAGGCAACGGCGTAAGCGAACTTATCACTATGGTAATGCAGGGACTTCTGGACAACGGTGACGAAGTTCTCGTACCCGCCCCCGACTATCCTCTCTGGACAGCTTCGGTAACTCTCGCAGGCGGTACTGCCGTACATTATATATGTGATGAAAGTTCTGAGTGGTTCCCCGATATCAAGGATATGGAGAGCAAGATAACCGAAAAGACCAAGGCTGTTGTAATCATCAACCCCAACAACCCCACAGGTGCTGTATATCCCCGTGAGGTGCTGGAGCAGATAGCAAAGCTGGCTCGCGAGCACGACCTTATCGTGTTCTCAGATGAGATATACGACCGTCTGCTGATGGACGGCGTTGAACATACCTCTATCGCTTCCATCGACCCCGACCTGTTCTGCATAACATTCAACGGTATATCGAAGTCCCATATGTCTGCGGGATTCCGTGCAGGCTGGATGGTGCTCAGTGGCAAAAAGGACAATGTTCGCGGCTACATCGAGGGACTGAATATGCTGTCCTCCATGAGACTGTGTTCTAACGTTCAGGCACAGTATGTTATCCCTGCGGCGCTGAAAGGCACAGGCGCTCCCGATAAGGAGCTTCTCCCAGGTGGACGCATATACGACCAGAGAGAATGTATCTACACTCTGCTGAACGATATCGACGGCATAAGCGCAGTAAAGCCCAAGGCAGCGTTCTACATATTCCCGAGAATAGATGCAAAGAAGTTCGGCATAACCAGTGACGAACAGTTCGTTCTCGACCTGCTTAGAACAAAGAAAATTCTCCTCGTAGCGGGCGGCGGATTCCACTGGGAACAGCCCGACCATTTCAGGATAGTATACCTCCCCTGCATCGATCAGCTTAAACTGTCGATGGCAGAGATGAAGGACTTCCTGAGCACATACAGACAGAACTGA
- a CDS encoding IS1182 family transposase, giving the protein MRNCQVRLNMNYEIYIEESSPVRVLSNVIDEIYQKEEYTIVSKWNGAIPEDIMMKILIYGYMNDSFSSRKIEQLCKRDIHFMWLLDGFGAPDHSTISRFRQKMGEQIERVFYAVVKYLLNMKEISGKNLFIDGTKIEANANRYTFVWKKSVSKNEQKLRAKLPEILDEINYAYGVRFPENTPVSDMIGTLSSLMIKFGIERVYGKGHHKSSYQKALEKLEGYRDKMAQYDYYNSLFDGRNSFSKTDTDATFMHMKEDHMRNGQLKPGYNIQAAVEGEYIVGIDVSSERSDVNTLIPFLSKLNDLELFVLKNIICDAGYESEENYLYLRSHNMTSYIKPVNYEQSKKRNYRTKYGRPENMEYHEMGDIFVCKAGRILWRVGTKHEKSKTGFVSEKAMYRCESCEGCPYKQNCTKAKGNKTLSISHKFKELRTESLENITTEFGKQLRMNRSIQAEGVFGVLKQDHGFRRFLCRGKNNIRTEFLLLGLAYNIKKLFAKISENRLGISLFELKSA; this is encoded by the coding sequence ATGAGAAATTGTCAAGTGCGTCTTAACATGAATTATGAGATCTACATCGAAGAAAGCTCACCTGTCAGAGTATTGAGCAATGTTATAGATGAGATCTATCAAAAAGAAGAATACACGATAGTAAGCAAGTGGAATGGCGCCATACCCGAGGATATCATGATGAAGATACTCATCTACGGCTACATGAACGACTCTTTTTCAAGCCGTAAGATTGAACAGCTCTGCAAAAGGGATATCCATTTCATGTGGCTTCTCGATGGCTTTGGAGCTCCGGATCACAGCACTATCTCAAGATTTCGACAGAAAATGGGAGAACAGATTGAGCGTGTGTTTTACGCTGTTGTAAAGTATCTTTTGAATATGAAAGAGATAAGCGGTAAGAACCTGTTCATTGATGGCACCAAGATCGAAGCTAATGCAAACAGATATACATTCGTCTGGAAGAAGTCTGTATCCAAAAACGAACAGAAACTGCGAGCAAAACTGCCTGAGATACTTGATGAGATAAATTATGCTTATGGTGTGAGATTCCCCGAAAATACGCCAGTTTCGGATATGATCGGTACACTTTCTTCACTTATGATAAAATTTGGTATTGAACGAGTTTACGGAAAAGGACATCATAAATCATCATATCAGAAAGCACTTGAAAAGCTGGAAGGATATCGCGATAAAATGGCACAGTATGACTATTACAACAGCCTTTTTGACGGAAGGAACAGCTTTTCAAAGACAGATACCGATGCAACATTCATGCACATGAAGGAAGACCATATGAGAAACGGTCAGCTGAAACCCGGATACAACATACAGGCAGCAGTGGAAGGCGAGTATATTGTAGGTATAGACGTTTCAAGCGAACGGAGCGATGTAAATACGCTGATCCCGTTTCTGTCAAAGCTCAACGATCTGGAGCTGTTTGTATTGAAAAACATCATCTGTGATGCGGGTTATGAGAGCGAGGAGAACTATCTTTATCTCCGATCACATAACATGACCTCATACATAAAACCCGTAAATTATGAGCAGAGCAAAAAGCGGAATTATCGTACAAAATACGGCAGACCCGAGAATATGGAATACCACGAAATGGGCGATATTTTCGTATGCAAAGCCGGCAGGATACTTTGGAGAGTCGGGACTAAACACGAAAAAAGCAAGACGGGATTCGTTTCCGAAAAAGCTATGTACAGATGTGAAAGCTGCGAAGGTTGTCCCTACAAACAGAACTGTACAAAAGCAAAAGGAAACAAGACGCTGTCTATATCGCATAAGTTCAAAGAACTGAGAACAGAAAGCCTGGAAAATATAACGACCGAATTCGGAAAACAGCTCAGAATGAACCGAAGCATACAGGCTGAAGGCGTATTCGGAGTACTGAAACAGGATCATGGCTTCAGAAGATTCCTGTGCAGGGGGAAAAATAACATCAGAACTGAGTTCCTTTTGCTGGGACTTGCATACAACATAAAGAAGCTTTTTGCTAAGATCTCAGAAAACCGACTTGGAATTTCTCTTTTTGAACTGAAATCAGCATAA
- a CDS encoding DUF4846 domain-containing protein, translating to MSKPKSKKTVLLIVFLIFIAAVLAAVFIRVNPKWKAAELTIVQAEKKYEMNSIDPDGTTLQTRILPPEGYTRVPVDKGSFAEYLREYPLYPDGTALPVFDGTTKESPYTAAIFDITVGDEGYQQCADSIFRLYSDYYYENGQYDKISFMFSNGDECSYDRWKNGKRMLVLGDYSCEIPAAFPDDSEQQYRNYLKMVMRYAGTLSMLKESTVITPDELQIGDIVCDETHVVMVVDMAVNEKGEKCYLFGQSFIPAVCFHIVNDLEGGETTPWFTEEELKQKSFTVGGFSFFSDKDIRRWKEGF from the coding sequence ATGTCAAAACCAAAAAGCAAAAAGACAGTTTTACTGATAGTATTTCTGATATTTATAGCGGCTGTTCTCGCGGCAGTATTTATCCGCGTGAACCCCAAGTGGAAAGCCGCTGAACTTACCATCGTTCAGGCGGAGAAAAAATATGAAATGAACTCCATCGACCCGGATGGAACGACTTTGCAGACGCGCATACTCCCGCCTGAGGGCTACACACGTGTGCCTGTCGATAAAGGCAGCTTTGCGGAGTATCTGCGGGAATATCCACTTTATCCCGATGGCACTGCTTTGCCGGTGTTTGACGGTACAACGAAAGAATCGCCCTACACTGCGGCTATATTCGATATAACCGTGGGGGATGAGGGTTATCAGCAGTGTGCGGACAGTATATTCAGGCTATACAGTGATTACTATTATGAGAATGGACAGTATGACAAGATATCTTTCATGTTCTCAAACGGCGATGAATGCAGCTACGATAGGTGGAAAAACGGCAAAAGGATGCTGGTGCTGGGTGACTATTCCTGCGAGATACCTGCGGCGTTTCCCGATGACAGCGAACAGCAGTACCGCAATTATCTCAAAATGGTGATGCGCTATGCGGGAACTCTTTCGATGCTGAAAGAATCCACAGTAATAACTCCTGATGAATTGCAGATAGGTGATATCGTCTGCGATGAGACCCATGTGGTCATGGTAGTGGATATGGCAGTTAACGAAAAAGGTGAAAAATGCTACCTTTTCGGACAAAGCTTTATACCCGCGGTATGCTTCCATATCGTAAATGATCTTGAGGGCGGCGAAACAACGCCCTGGTTCACTGAGGAAGAGCTGAAACAGAAATCTTTCACCGTAGGTGGATTCTCATTCTTCAGCGACAAGGATATCCGCCGCTGGAAGGAAGGCTTCTGA
- a CDS encoding peptide chain release factor 3 yields MGLKEEINRRRTFAIISHPDAGKTTLTEKFLLYGGAIAQAGAVKGKKNSRHAVSDWMEIEKQRGISVTSSVMQFQYDGYCINILDTPGHQDFSEDTYRTLMAADSAVMVIDASKGVENQTRKLFKVCVMRHIPIFTFINKMDRESRSPFDLIEQIENELGIQTYPVNWPIGCGKEFKGVYDRDKRHIIAFSSDSEMAFGKKKVAMEEVELSDPALDDMLGETLHQNLSDDIELLDGASYEFDINKVRNGELSPVFFGSALTNFGVEPFLERFLEMTTSPTARMSSEGLVDPFDPEFSAFVFKIQANMNKAHRDRITFLRVCSGKFDKEMDVLHVQGNKKMRLSQPQQIMAQEREIIDEAYAGDIIGVFDPGIFSIGDTICSPKRKFEFEPIPTFAPEHFMRVRQKDTLKRKQFVKGATQIAQEGAIQIFQEPETGMEEVIIGVVGVLQLEVFEYRMKNEYNVELFKESLSYSHIRWIDNKDIDVKKLKLSSDTKLVQDFRGNYLLLFTSEWNIRWALEKNEGLELSEFNRGALQ; encoded by the coding sequence ATGGGCTTAAAAGAAGAAATAAACCGCAGGCGAACTTTCGCCATAATATCGCACCCCGATGCAGGTAAGACCACACTTACGGAAAAGTTCCTGCTGTACGGCGGCGCTATCGCACAGGCAGGTGCTGTTAAGGGAAAGAAAAATTCCCGCCATGCAGTTTCTGACTGGATGGAGATAGAAAAGCAGAGAGGTATCTCTGTAACATCATCGGTAATGCAGTTCCAGTATGACGGCTACTGCATAAATATCCTCGATACTCCGGGACATCAGGATTTCTCGGAGGATACCTACCGTACCCTTATGGCGGCAGATTCCGCTGTAATGGTGATAGATGCTTCAAAGGGTGTTGAGAACCAGACCAGAAAGCTTTTCAAGGTCTGCGTTATGAGACATATCCCAATATTCACATTCATAAACAAGATGGACAGAGAGTCACGCAGTCCCTTTGACCTTATCGAACAGATAGAGAACGAGCTTGGTATACAGACCTATCCCGTTAACTGGCCTATCGGCTGCGGCAAGGAATTCAAAGGTGTGTATGACAGAGACAAGCGTCATATCATCGCTTTCTCCAGCGATTCGGAGATGGCTTTCGGCAAGAAAAAGGTAGCTATGGAGGAAGTTGAACTTTCCGACCCCGCACTTGATGATATGCTGGGCGAAACACTGCACCAGAACCTTTCAGACGATATCGAGCTTCTGGACGGCGCAAGCTACGAGTTCGATATAAACAAGGTCAGAAACGGTGAGCTTTCACCCGTATTCTTCGGTTCTGCACTGACAAACTTCGGCGTTGAGCCTTTCCTTGAAAGATTTCTGGAGATGACCACTTCTCCCACCGCAAGAATGAGCAGCGAAGGTCTTGTAGACCCCTTCGACCCCGAATTCTCAGCTTTCGTATTCAAGATACAGGCTAACATGAACAAGGCTCACCGCGACAGGATCACTTTCCTGCGCGTATGCTCGGGCAAGTTCGATAAGGAAATGGACGTTCTCCACGTTCAGGGCAACAAGAAGATGCGCCTTTCTCAGCCACAGCAGATAATGGCTCAGGAGCGTGAGATAATCGATGAGGCTTACGCAGGCGATATCATCGGCGTATTTGACCCCGGCATATTCTCCATAGGCGATACCATATGTTCCCCGAAGAGAAAGTTCGAGTTTGAGCCGATACCTACATTCGCCCCCGAACACTTCATGCGCGTAAGGCAGAAAGATACCCTGAAGCGTAAACAGTTCGTCAAAGGCGCTACCCAGATAGCTCAGGAGGGTGCGATACAGATATTCCAGGAACCCGAAACAGGTATGGAAGAAGTGATCATCGGCGTTGTGGGCGTGCTCCAGCTTGAAGTTTTCGAGTACCGTATGAAGAACGAGTACAACGTTGAACTTTTCAAGGAGAGTCTTTCTTACAGCCATATCAGGTGGATAGACAATAAGGATATCGATGTTAAGAAACTGAAACTTTCCAGCGATACCAAGCTTGTACAGGATTTCCGCGGAAATTATCTGCTTCTGTTCACCAGTGAATGGAATATCAGATGGGCACTAGAAAAGAACGAGGGTCTTGAACTCAGCGAGTTCAACCGCGGCGCTTTGCAGTAA